A single genomic interval of Desulfitibacter alkalitolerans DSM 16504 harbors:
- a CDS encoding RNA-binding S4 domain-containing protein: MRLDKFLKVSRIIKRRTLAKEICDAGKILINGRPAKASTEVKPEDELSLDFGTRIRKVRVLDTPKTASTEDAKSMYEEI; encoded by the coding sequence TTGAGACTAGATAAATTTTTAAAAGTTTCAAGGATTATAAAGAGGCGTACACTTGCAAAGGAAATATGTGATGCAGGAAAGATACTTATTAACGGAAGACCTGCAAAAGCCAGCACCGAAGTGAAGCCTGAAGATGAATTAAGCTTGGACTTTGGAACAAGGATTCGCAAGGTTAGAGTGTTAGATACACCCAAAACAGCTTCAACTGAAGATGCTAAAAGCATGTATGAGGAGATTTAG
- the yabQ gene encoding spore cortex biosynthesis protein YabQ codes for MTPLDQQIISFLTTVVLGLTMGAIFDFYYILRRFLRPRKVFIHIGDLLIWLFMIALVFVTLIYINWGEVRFYVFLGIALGALIYYLIFSRYIKIIYEYLIKTVLKILNIVKSIILLPFKLIARGFLYLVGIISIFLMWATKPLRRVIGNSRFFIKLKYQKDKVQGIIRRLKKFDPFKRI; via the coding sequence ATGACTCCCTTGGATCAACAAATAATTAGTTTCCTTACAACTGTCGTTCTTGGTTTAACTATGGGTGCCATTTTTGACTTTTATTATATTCTACGGCGCTTTTTAAGACCTCGAAAGGTATTTATTCATATAGGTGATCTTTTAATTTGGCTATTTATGATAGCCCTTGTTTTTGTAACCCTAATTTATATAAATTGGGGAGAGGTGCGGTTTTATGTTTTTCTAGGTATTGCGTTAGGAGCCTTAATTTACTATCTTATATTCTCTAGATATATAAAAATAATCTACGAATATTTAATTAAAACTGTCCTAAAGATACTAAACATTGTAAAATCAATAATCCTACTTCCATTTAAACTTATAGCCAGGGGGTTTTTGTATTTAGTCGGCATTATAAGTATATTCCTTATGTGGGCGACAAAACCCCTGAGAAGGGTTATTGGTAATAGCAGGTTTTTTATTAAATTAAAGTATCAAAAGGATAAGGTTCAAGGGATAATAAGACGTTTGAAAAAATTTGACCCTTTTAAGAGGATATGA
- a CDS encoding putative polysaccharide biosynthesis protein, giving the protein MTGQNFLKGAFILSLAGIIVKLMGALYRIPLARLIGGEGMGLYQMAYPVYTMILALSTAGIPVAISILVAEKNARGDYQGGKRVFWVSLMLLTIIGAMFSVLLYFNSYWLAGNVLYDERAFYAIIAISPAIFVTAIASAFRGYFQGNQTMLPTALSQVFEQLIRVVTVLTLAYLLLPHGIEFAAAGAAFGAVTGSIGAALVLILFYIIYRGKYGVKPSYRSLGKEPIISIMLRIGFIAVPLSLGGLVMPVMQLIDATIVPLRLQVAGYSIARATELFGQFSGMANTLINLPTIITVSLAVSLVPAVSEALANKNIRQARARIGVAMWITCLLCMPAAVGLWLLATPIAILLYNIAEVGGSIAVLAPTALLLGLYQTTSGALQGTGKTYLPVKNLLVGIMIKAILNYILVAIPEFGIRGAGYATAIGFSVAVILNYRDLQKNIGFAVAWYQTLVVPLIGVIIMSFAVLWSYSLIFNLAGNSLAVLASILIGGIVYGLVILFFGGVKASDLEMIPGIGAKLTKMLLRFKIVRR; this is encoded by the coding sequence ATGACGGGCCAAAATTTTTTAAAGGGTGCTTTTATCCTATCTCTTGCAGGGATTATAGTAAAATTGATGGGTGCATTATATAGAATACCCCTGGCAAGGTTAATTGGCGGGGAAGGCATGGGGCTTTACCAGATGGCCTACCCGGTATACACAATGATTCTTGCTTTATCCACAGCTGGTATACCTGTTGCCATATCAATTTTAGTGGCAGAGAAAAATGCCAGGGGAGATTATCAAGGAGGCAAAAGGGTATTTTGGGTTTCTCTTATGCTCCTTACTATAATCGGCGCCATGTTTTCAGTACTGCTCTATTTTAACTCATACTGGCTTGCCGGCAATGTATTGTATGATGAAAGGGCCTTTTATGCCATTATAGCTATATCTCCTGCCATTTTTGTAACTGCCATTGCTTCAGCTTTCAGGGGATACTTTCAAGGAAATCAAACCATGCTTCCAACTGCTTTATCCCAGGTTTTTGAACAATTAATCAGGGTTGTCACTGTACTGACTCTGGCTTACCTCTTGCTGCCCCATGGTATTGAGTTTGCAGCAGCTGGGGCTGCCTTTGGGGCTGTAACAGGCAGTATTGGGGCGGCCCTGGTCCTGATATTGTTTTACATAATATACAGGGGGAAATATGGAGTTAAGCCATCATATAGATCCCTGGGAAAAGAACCAATAATCTCTATTATGCTGAGAATTGGATTTATAGCAGTGCCCCTTTCCCTGGGGGGCCTGGTAATGCCTGTAATGCAGTTAATAGATGCAACCATAGTTCCCTTAAGGCTGCAGGTGGCCGGGTACTCTATAGCCAGGGCCACAGAGCTGTTTGGGCAGTTTTCCGGCATGGCTAACACATTAATTAATCTGCCAACAATAATTACTGTTTCCCTGGCCGTTAGTCTTGTGCCTGCAGTATCTGAGGCTCTGGCAAACAAAAACATCCGGCAGGCCAGGGCAAGGATAGGTGTTGCTATGTGGATAACCTGTTTGCTGTGTATGCCGGCAGCTGTAGGATTGTGGCTTTTGGCAACACCCATTGCAATTCTTTTGTATAACATTGCAGAGGTAGGAGGCAGTATAGCAGTACTTGCACCAACTGCACTGCTCCTTGGTTTATACCAGACTACAAGTGGTGCCCTGCAGGGTACAGGAAAGACATATTTGCCTGTTAAAAACCTTTTAGTTGGTATCATGATCAAGGCTATATTAAATTATATACTTGTTGCCATACCTGAATTTGGGATAAGAGGTGCCGGATATGCCACGGCAATAGGGTTTTCAGTTGCAGTTATCTTAAATTATCGAGATTTGCAAAAAAACATTGGTTTTGCTGTTGCATGGTATCAAACCCTTGTTGTACCATTGATTGGGGTAATAATAATGAGCTTTGCAGTATTATGGTCCTATAGTCTAATATTTAATTTGGCAGGAAATAGTTTAGCAGTTTTAGCGTCTATTTTAATAGGGGGAATAGTTTATGGTTTGGTTATACTATTTTTTGGAGGTGTTAAGGCATCAGATCTAGAAATGATACCTGGTATTGGGGCGAAACTAACTAAGATGCTGCTAAGATTTAAAATTGTGAGGCGATGA
- a CDS encoding peptidylprolyl isomerase, with amino-acid sequence MKLNKLKIIAILLIIAVAFIFTACGKKAEVVAIVNGEEIKSDVLEDRLEKYVKAMEAQGHSFEGEEGEKQRSEFRKYLLSEMIEYALIKQAAKAEGITLEAGMVDDELKAIKESMGEENFKKALEDSFLTEKDVRELVEQQLIMEKLFNHVTRDVNAEDEALREFYEENKQYLITMKVSHILIEAREGTATDEEKQAAKEKAQGLIARLNAGEDFAELARQYSDDPGTAKDGGKMEYYFTENDVYLDPKFARGSYELSVGNYSQEPVESSFGYHIILAEDKKETFEQLREEIEGYILHDEKNAVFDEYFTKVYAEAEIVNYLIEKEKENNK; translated from the coding sequence TTGAAACTTAATAAACTTAAAATTATAGCAATATTGTTGATTATTGCAGTAGCTTTCATATTTACCGCATGTGGGAAAAAAGCTGAGGTAGTGGCCATTGTTAATGGAGAGGAAATAAAATCCGATGTGTTAGAGGATAGGTTAGAAAAGTATGTTAAAGCCATGGAAGCCCAAGGGCACTCATTTGAAGGGGAAGAAGGAGAAAAACAGAGAAGTGAGTTTCGCAAATACCTTCTTAGTGAAATGATTGAATATGCTTTGATTAAGCAGGCAGCAAAAGCTGAGGGTATAACCCTGGAAGCAGGTATGGTAGATGATGAACTTAAGGCAATCAAGGAATCAATGGGCGAGGAAAACTTTAAAAAGGCTTTAGAGGATAGCTTTCTTACTGAAAAGGATGTAAGAGAACTTGTAGAACAGCAGTTGATTATGGAAAAGCTGTTTAATCATGTTACCAGGGATGTTAATGCCGAAGATGAGGCTCTAAGAGAGTTTTACGAAGAAAATAAGCAGTATCTAATAACAATGAAGGTTAGTCATATCCTAATAGAGGCCAGAGAGGGAACAGCAACTGATGAAGAGAAACAAGCAGCAAAAGAAAAGGCTCAAGGATTAATTGCCAGGCTTAATGCAGGAGAGGATTTTGCAGAACTTGCAAGACAGTACAGTGATGATCCTGGTACAGCTAAAGATGGCGGAAAGATGGAATATTATTTCACAGAAAATGATGTTTACCTTGACCCCAAATTTGCCAGGGGATCTTATGAGCTTTCAGTTGGTAATTACAGCCAGGAGCCTGTAGAATCAAGCTTCGGCTACCATATAATTCTAGCAGAGGATAAAAAAGAAACCTTTGAACAGCTAAGAGAAGAAATTGAAGGCTATATACTTCATGACGAAAAGAATGCGGTATTTGATGAGTACTTTACAAAGGTTTATGCAGAAGCTGAAATAGTCAATTACCTCATAGAAAAGGAAAAGGAAAACAATAAATAA
- the mazG gene encoding nucleoside triphosphate pyrophosphohydrolase: MKITVLGLGSGSIDALPVKNLRILESGAPIFLRTGKHPVVEDLQVMGIEYKSFDSIYEKHDAFEDVYTEIVDILISEVERNKDKIIYGVPGHPMVAEETVALLIKNAGDIKVDIVSAPSGLEAVYGALKIDPCHGLIILDALSFDESKLNHEVPILFTQVYNKMVASELKLTLMEHYPDEHYIKVVKAAGIPSQEVIISTPLYELDRIDWIDHLTSIYVPSMVKQRPGRRRYDETADCKYCLGDLVKVMDRLRGPDGCPWDKEQTHSSLKKYLIEEAYEVLDAIDDKNVNKLCEELGDLLLQIVFHAQIASEQGSFHINDIIVGITEKLIRRHPHVFEGLQVDSAGEVVINWENIKEKEKEKGSVLEDIPRNLPALMRAEKIQKKAARVGFDWPSIEGPWLKVKEELGELEEVIKLDEGARVKEELGDLFFAIVNVGRFLELDCEEALQSTNAKFIRRFSYIERQVKEKKLTWNELNLEYMDKLWEEAKKID; this comes from the coding sequence ATGAAAATAACTGTTCTGGGATTAGGCTCTGGCAGTATTGATGCACTTCCTGTGAAAAATTTAAGAATACTTGAGAGTGGAGCTCCCATTTTCTTGCGAACAGGAAAGCATCCAGTTGTTGAGGATTTACAAGTCATGGGGATAGAATATAAGTCCTTTGATAGTATTTATGAAAAGCATGATGCCTTTGAAGATGTATACACTGAGATAGTGGATATATTAATCTCAGAGGTTGAAAGAAATAAAGATAAAATAATATATGGTGTTCCAGGTCATCCCATGGTAGCTGAGGAAACAGTTGCACTCCTTATTAAAAACGCTGGGGATATTAAAGTGGATATAGTATCGGCTCCTAGTGGCTTAGAGGCTGTCTATGGAGCATTAAAAATAGACCCGTGCCATGGCCTAATTATTTTAGATGCCTTGAGCTTTGATGAAAGTAAGTTAAATCACGAGGTGCCAATTCTTTTTACACAGGTCTACAACAAAATGGTGGCCTCAGAATTAAAGCTCACATTGATGGAGCATTATCCAGATGAGCATTATATAAAGGTTGTGAAGGCTGCAGGCATACCATCACAAGAGGTTATCATATCTACCCCCTTATATGAATTAGATAGAATTGACTGGATTGATCACCTGACAAGTATTTATGTGCCGTCCATGGTGAAACAAAGGCCAGGCAGGAGGAGGTATGATGAAACAGCTGACTGTAAATATTGCCTTGGTGACCTTGTTAAAGTTATGGACAGGCTAAGGGGCCCTGACGGATGCCCATGGGATAAGGAACAAACCCACAGCTCCTTGAAAAAATATTTGATTGAGGAGGCCTATGAGGTTTTAGATGCAATTGATGACAAAAACGTGAATAAATTGTGCGAGGAATTGGGAGACTTACTACTACAGATAGTATTTCATGCTCAAATTGCCTCAGAGCAGGGTTCTTTCCATATTAATGATATAATTGTGGGAATAACTGAAAAGCTCATTAGAAGACATCCCCATGTGTTTGAAGGTTTGCAGGTTGATTCTGCCGGTGAAGTGGTAATAAACTGGGAGAATATAAAGGAAAAGGAAAAAGAAAAAGGCTCGGTCCTTGAAGATATTCCCAGAAATCTTCCTGCTTTAATGAGGGCTGAAAAAATACAAAAAAAGGCGGCCAGGGTTGGATTTGATTGGCCCAGCATTGAGGGTCCCTGGCTTAAGGTTAAAGAGGAACTGGGTGAGCTTGAAGAGGTTATTAAGCTTGATGAAGGTGCAAGGGTAAAGGAAGAATTGGGTGATCTGTTTTTTGCAATAGTAAATGTCGGCAGGTTCTTGGAACTTGATTGTGAAGAGGCGCTGCAGAGTACCAATGCAAAATTTATAAGAAGATTTTCTTACATAGAAAGACAGGTGAAGGAAAAAAAATTGACCTGGAATGAATTAAACCTTGAATATATGGATAAGCTTTGGGAAGAAGCAAAAAAAATTGATTAA
- the spoVT gene encoding stage V sporulation protein T, with translation MKATGIVRRIDDLGRVVIPKEIRRTLRIREGDPLEIFVDREGEVILKKYSPIGELGDFAKEYADSLYEAIGHIACIADRDNIIAVSGAPKKEFLNKPIGAAVEKVMEERKSVLINDPGKHNLCKECAITEDEEDCKFTSEVIAPIIAEGDPIGAVILCSKEPGHKMGDMELKLAETAAGFLAKQMEQ, from the coding sequence ATGAAAGCTACAGGAATTGTTAGGCGAATAGATGACCTTGGCCGTGTTGTAATACCCAAGGAGATACGTAGAACCTTAAGAATCCGTGAAGGGGATCCATTGGAAATATTCGTTGACCGTGAAGGCGAAGTTATTTTGAAAAAGTATTCTCCCATAGGAGAGTTAGGAGATTTCGCTAAGGAATATGCCGATTCACTCTATGAAGCAATAGGTCATATAGCTTGTATTGCCGATAGAGATAATATAATAGCTGTTTCAGGCGCTCCTAAAAAGGAGTTTCTAAACAAACCTATTGGAGCAGCAGTAGAAAAGGTCATGGAAGAAAGAAAGTCCGTACTCATTAATGATCCTGGAAAGCATAATTTGTGTAAGGAATGTGCCATAACTGAAGATGAAGAAGACTGCAAGTTCACTTCTGAAGTGATAGCCCCTATTATTGCTGAAGGAGACCCCATTGGTGCAGTAATTTTATGCTCAAAGGAACCTGGACATAAGATGGGCGACATGGAATTGAAGCTTGCAGAAACAGCAGCAGGGTTTTTAGCAAAACAAATGGAACAATAA
- a CDS encoding LytR/AlgR family response regulator transcription factor yields MLKIIIAEDDPAMRLVLKQVLNEIPNVEIIGEAENGKQLIQMTKELKPDVIFVDVDMPEVNGVEAARVIFEHNPRVAIIFVTAYDNYMQEAFQVYAFDYLIKPFDLERINQTVNRIIELKAESYHENFVKDISQQLDCQGQKFMISSNEKCSLVNIKDIILITRVEHKTNIYTTQGIFSTYESLKQIYERVDSNKLFRCHKGYIINVGFVKEITPWGKKTYSIKMANTEETALITLEKLKVFREKYCI; encoded by the coding sequence ATGTTAAAGATAATAATAGCTGAAGATGATCCAGCAATGCGACTAGTTTTAAAACAAGTGTTAAATGAAATTCCCAATGTGGAGATAATTGGGGAAGCGGAAAATGGTAAACAATTGATACAAATGACAAAAGAATTAAAACCTGATGTGATATTTGTGGATGTGGACATGCCGGAAGTAAATGGAGTAGAAGCAGCCAGGGTTATTTTTGAGCATAATCCCCGAGTTGCTATTATTTTTGTAACGGCCTATGACAACTATATGCAGGAAGCCTTTCAGGTTTATGCTTTCGATTATCTTATTAAACCCTTTGATCTAGAACGTATAAATCAAACAGTAAACAGGATCATTGAATTAAAAGCAGAGAGCTATCATGAGAATTTTGTGAAAGATATTTCGCAACAGTTAGATTGCCAGGGCCAAAAGTTCATGATATCTTCCAATGAAAAATGCAGCTTAGTAAATATCAAGGACATTATTTTGATAACACGGGTTGAGCATAAAACAAACATCTATACAACCCAGGGGATTTTCTCCACTTATGAAAGCCTTAAACAAATATATGAACGAGTTGACAGCAATAAACTGTTCCGTTGCCACAAAGGCTATATAATAAATGTGGGCTTTGTTAAGGAGATCACCCCATGGGGAAAGAAGACTTATAGTATAAAGATGGCCAATACAGAAGAAACTGCTCTAATAACACTTGAAAAACTGAAAGTGTTTCGTGAAAAATATTGTATATAA
- a CDS encoding DUF3343 domain-containing protein has protein sequence MPYIITFPSIYHALNFEKKFANTDLTFTLRPVPREISSSCGIAAQITTDKGRIMSIWEECIISKIETDGLYSIERIKNKNKNQITPIIEGQV, from the coding sequence ATGCCATATATAATTACCTTTCCTTCAATATATCATGCTTTAAACTTTGAAAAAAAATTTGCCAATACTGACTTGACTTTTACATTAAGGCCTGTACCCAGGGAAATTAGTTCCAGCTGCGGGATAGCAGCCCAAATTACCACCGACAAGGGGAGGATAATGAGTATTTGGGAAGAATGTATTATTAGTAAAATTGAAACAGATGGGCTATATTCCATTGAAAGAATAAAAAATAAAAATAAAAACCAGATTACACCAATTATTGAAGGGCAGGTATAA
- a CDS encoding SpoIID/LytB domain-containing protein, with protein sequence MFLRKLLILCIFVAFLISLVGCPARKPSPLNQRYQEEPRLSVYFHETGDVREMKMEEYLMGVVAAEMDPQWPREALAAQAIVARTFTLKKIEEGGVEQRGTDASTDIEEFQAFDAERINENVRQAVGDTRGEVATYQGNLINGWFHADGGGLTAASAAEGLAFTGEAPYIKSVEDPGFEITLPENKSWTASFPISQVRQAVQEVTGTDPGEISTVEVVEKGPSGRATQVRLGDVTVSGPGLRLALDSTVMRSTLWDDISIQDGQLVVTGKGYGHGVGMSQWGARAMAEQGSSPEDIVRYFFKDIQIEDLWD encoded by the coding sequence GTGTTTTTAAGAAAACTACTTATACTATGCATTTTTGTGGCTTTTTTAATAAGTTTAGTGGGCTGTCCTGCTCGTAAGCCTAGTCCGTTAAATCAGAGGTATCAGGAAGAACCCAGGTTGTCTGTATATTTTCATGAAACCGGAGATGTGAGGGAGATGAAGATGGAAGAATACCTTATGGGAGTAGTGGCTGCAGAAATGGATCCTCAGTGGCCTAGAGAAGCCCTTGCTGCCCAGGCTATAGTGGCAAGAACCTTTACTTTAAAGAAAATAGAGGAAGGTGGGGTTGAACAAAGGGGTACAGATGCGTCTACTGATATAGAAGAGTTTCAGGCTTTTGATGCAGAAAGGATTAATGAAAATGTGAGGCAGGCTGTTGGAGATACACGAGGAGAGGTTGCCACATATCAAGGAAACTTAATCAACGGATGGTTTCACGCAGACGGTGGTGGGTTAACAGCAGCTTCTGCAGCTGAAGGTCTTGCTTTTACAGGGGAGGCTCCCTATATTAAGAGTGTAGAGGACCCAGGCTTTGAAATAACCCTGCCCGAAAACAAGTCATGGACTGCCAGTTTTCCAATATCCCAGGTTAGGCAGGCAGTTCAGGAGGTGACGGGTACTGATCCCGGCGAGATCAGCACTGTGGAAGTGGTTGAAAAGGGCCCATCTGGAAGAGCTACCCAGGTTAGACTGGGAGATGTAACCGTAAGCGGGCCAGGTCTAAGGCTGGCTCTTGATAGTACGGTAATGCGCTCAACCCTCTGGGATGATATAAGCATTCAAGACGGTCAGCTTGTAGTTACTGGGAAGGGTTATGGACATGGAGTAGGAATGAGTCAATGGGGTGCCAGGGCCATGGCGGAACAGGGCAGCAGTCCAGAAGACATAGTGAGGTATTTCTTTAAAGATATTCAAATAGAGGATCTCTGGGATTAA
- the yabP gene encoding sporulation protein YabP codes for MDQTRGHILEVKDRKSIKITGVKHVDSYDDKEIILKTSMGDLIIRGTDLNINSLNLEDGSLQVIGLVENFLYAEEAGARRKNFIKRILK; via the coding sequence ATGGATCAAACCAGAGGGCATATTTTAGAAGTAAAGGATAGAAAATCTATCAAGATTACAGGAGTAAAGCATGTTGATAGTTATGATGATAAAGAAATAATTCTAAAAACTTCCATGGGTGATTTAATCATTAGGGGTACTGACCTGAATATAAACAGCTTAAATCTGGAAGACGGGAGCCTGCAGGTAATTGGTTTAGTAGAAAACTTCCTCTATGCGGAGGAAGCGGGTGCCCGGAGAAAAAACTTTATTAAACGAATACTCAAGTAA
- a CDS encoding HU family DNA-binding protein, with amino-acid sequence MNKMELVAKVAEAAEVTKKDAEKAVNATFAAIEEALAAGDKVQLVGFGTFEVRDRAARIGRNPKTGDEIKIPATKVPAFKPGKALKERVTG; translated from the coding sequence TTGAATAAAATGGAATTAGTTGCAAAGGTAGCAGAAGCTGCAGAGGTTACTAAAAAAGATGCAGAAAAGGCAGTAAATGCCACTTTTGCAGCAATCGAAGAGGCGTTGGCTGCTGGGGATAAGGTTCAGCTGGTCGGGTTTGGAACATTTGAGGTTAGAGACAGAGCTGCTCGCATAGGCAGAAATCCAAAAACTGGCGATGAAATTAAAATACCAGCAACGAAAGTACCTGCTTTCAAGCCTGGCAAGGCTTTAAAAGAAAGAGTAACAGGTTAA